In Streptomyces hawaiiensis, one genomic interval encodes:
- a CDS encoding XdhC family protein, which produces MLDIAEELNRWAEQGRDFAVATVVAVGGSAPRQPGAALAVDADGTVIGSVSGGCVEGAVYDLCEQALRDGETVLERFGYSDDDAFAVGLTCGGVIDILVTPVRAADPVRPVVASALTAAARGEAAAVARIVSGPRELTGRALLVRPDGSHEGGFGAHPELDRTVAAEAGAFLDAGRTGTLEIGEQGSRCGAPLTVLVESSVPAPRMIVFGAIDFASALVRVGKFLGYHVTVCDARPVFATRARFPEADEIVVDWPHRYLERTDVDARTVLCVLTHDAKFDVPLLKLALRLPVAYVGAMGSRRTHLDRNARLREVGLTDLELSRLHSPIGLDLGARTPEETALSIASEIVAGRRGGSGVSLTGAHTPIHHEPEPKAVGRIGSVA; this is translated from the coding sequence ATGCTGGACATCGCCGAGGAGCTGAACCGGTGGGCCGAGCAGGGCCGTGACTTCGCCGTTGCCACCGTGGTGGCCGTCGGCGGCAGCGCGCCCCGGCAGCCCGGCGCCGCGCTCGCGGTGGACGCCGACGGCACGGTGATCGGCTCGGTCTCCGGCGGCTGCGTGGAGGGCGCGGTCTACGACCTGTGCGAGCAGGCGCTGCGGGACGGCGAAACCGTCCTGGAGCGCTTCGGGTACAGCGACGACGACGCCTTCGCCGTGGGTCTGACCTGCGGTGGCGTCATCGACATCCTGGTCACCCCGGTACGGGCCGCCGATCCGGTCCGCCCGGTGGTCGCGTCCGCGCTCACCGCCGCCGCCCGAGGGGAGGCGGCGGCGGTGGCGCGGATCGTGTCGGGCCCGCGCGAACTGACCGGCCGTGCCCTGCTGGTCCGCCCCGACGGTTCCCACGAAGGCGGCTTCGGCGCCCATCCGGAACTGGACCGCACGGTCGCCGCCGAGGCCGGTGCCTTCCTGGACGCCGGACGCACCGGCACTCTGGAGATCGGCGAGCAGGGCTCACGCTGCGGAGCGCCCCTCACGGTCCTGGTCGAGTCCTCGGTCCCCGCGCCCCGCATGATCGTGTTCGGCGCGATCGACTTCGCCTCCGCCCTGGTCCGCGTGGGCAAATTCCTCGGCTACCACGTCACCGTGTGCGACGCGCGCCCCGTCTTCGCGACCCGGGCCCGCTTCCCGGAGGCCGACGAGATCGTCGTCGACTGGCCCCACCGCTACCTGGAGCGCACCGACGTCGACGCCCGTACGGTCCTGTGCGTGCTGACCCACGACGCCAAGTTCGACGTGCCCCTGCTGAAGCTGGCGCTGCGCCTGCCGGTGGCGTACGTCGGTGCCATGGGCTCCCGGCGCACCCACCTGGACCGCAACGCGCGCCTGCGGGAAGTCGGCCTCACGGACCTGGAGTTGAGCCGGCTGCACTCGCCGATCGGCCTGGACCTCGGGGCCCGTACACCCGAGGAGACGGCCCTGTCGATCGCGTCGGAGATCGTCGCCGGCCGGCGTGGCGGCAGCGGGGTCTCGCTGACCGGGGCGCACACGCCGATCCACCACGAGCCGGAGCCGAAGGCGGTGGGGCGGATCGGCTCGGTGGCCTGA
- a CDS encoding SRPBCC family protein, whose translation MANILLERTAPLPLDEAWRRITRWPRHGEAVPLTVVRVVPPGPTREGTLVVARSGAGPLAFDDPMEVTVWRPPEGGAVGMCRLEKRGRVVLGWAELEVRPGPGGRTRVVWREEIRVRFVPSLFDGVVRRSSRYVFGRALNRLLRQP comes from the coding sequence GTGGCGAACATCCTGCTCGAACGCACGGCCCCGCTCCCCCTCGACGAGGCGTGGCGGCGGATCACGCGGTGGCCCCGGCACGGTGAAGCGGTGCCGTTGACGGTGGTCCGGGTGGTGCCGCCCGGGCCCACGCGTGAGGGCACTCTCGTCGTGGCCCGCTCGGGCGCCGGGCCGCTGGCCTTCGACGACCCGATGGAGGTCACGGTGTGGCGGCCGCCCGAGGGCGGGGCCGTGGGGATGTGCCGGCTGGAGAAGCGGGGCCGTGTGGTGCTCGGCTGGGCCGAACTAGAGGTGCGGCCGGGGCCCGGGGGCCGTACGCGGGTGGTCTGGCGGGAGGAGATCCGGGTCCGGTTCGTGCCGTCGCTCTTCGACGGCGTGGTGCGGCGCTCCTCGCGGTACGTGTTCGGGCGGGCCCTGAACCGCCTGCTCAGACAGCCCTGA